The following coding sequences are from one Electrophorus electricus isolate fEleEle1 chromosome 22, fEleEle1.pri, whole genome shotgun sequence window:
- the LOC113567982 gene encoding uncharacterized protein LOC113567982, whose product MFFCNTTAIKDWSFFLSQILPLVNKSSGFVHQSIDKVEAVTTSVVTALEPDLDGVSASRPPLDSNHTSGLEHVLQYSYSENDLVYTDYRTPARESIPLPKAVLYLVMVALVVVVVAYAIVGHLVKDLVHEFVEWVFGPRSANRRSKSDVSCITGSANEMRELPPTMETNYITHNPSKCPGSLMQTELVVTIDESFPGAHDAGRGT is encoded by the exons ATGTTTTTCTGCAACACAACCGCAATTAAGGACTGGAGCTTCTTTCTGTCTCAGATTTTGCCACTCGTTAACAAGTCCTCGGGATTTGTTCACCAGAGCATCGATAAAGTGGAAGCCGTTACCACTAGCGTGGTGACCGCGTTAGAACCTGACCTGGACGGGGTGAGCGCCAGCCGGCCGCCGCTGGACTCCAACCACACGTCGGGTCTGGAGCACGTTCTCCAGTACTCTTACTCGGAAAACGACTTGGTGTACACGGACTACAGAACGCCCGCGCGAGAGTCCATCCCTCTCCCCAAAGCCGTGCTGTACCTGGTAATGGTCGCGCTCGTGGTGGTCGTCGTGGCTTACGCCATAGTGGGCCACTTGGTGAAAGACCTAGTGCATGAATTTGTTG aATGGGTGTTTGGGCCACGTTCTGCGAACCGCAGAAGCAAAAGTGATGTCAGCTGCATCACTGGCAGTGCCAACGAGATGAGGGAGCTGCCCCCTACCATGGAAAcaaactacattacccataacCCCTCTAAGTGTCCGGGCAGTCTAATGCAGACGGAGCTGGTGGTCACCATTGATGAAAGCTTCCCAGGTGCTCACGACGCAGGCAGGGGCACCTAG